From a single Drosophila sulfurigaster albostrigata strain 15112-1811.04 chromosome 3, ASM2355843v2, whole genome shotgun sequence genomic region:
- the LOC133844264 gene encoding uncharacterized protein LOC133844264 codes for MGCSSSKSTTALDDNKAATGRTPAKATATTTATEKKDNKMAEYPASEAFTIPLDDTTSAPDQLNDTLRQPPKRLQQLMQQAAEAEPLTLLELEDKQQKAEQRRQELMQQKIETIQKNTQALMRAHSELSDGEEQPQETLK; via the exons ATGGGCTGTTCCAGTTCCAAGTCCACGACAGCACTCGACGATAATAAAGCGGCAACGGGAAGAACACCAGcaaaagcaacggcaacgacaacggcaacagaaaaaaaggatAACAAAATGGCAGAATACC CGGCCTCAGAGGCATTCACCATTCCCCTCGATGACACAACCAGTGCCCCCGACCAATTAAATGACACACTTCGTCAGCCGCCCAAGCGGCTGCAGCAACTCATGCAACAGGCCGCCGAGGCAGAGCCGCTCACCCTTCTGGAGCTGGAGGACAAACAGCAGAAAGCCGAACAGCGACGCCAGGAGTTGATGCAACAGAAAATCGAGACCATACAAAAGAACACACAAGCTCTGATGCGTGCACACAGCGAATTATCTGATGGGGAGGAGCAACCACAAGAAACgttaaaatag